Proteins encoded by one window of Arachis hypogaea cultivar Tifrunner chromosome 1, arahy.Tifrunner.gnm2.J5K5, whole genome shotgun sequence:
- the LOC112792567 gene encoding uncharacterized protein yields the protein MVELPKSLSPRRLLQLLKFEKDPRAAVTLFHSAILRPGYTHSPAVFHHVLRRIAAADPSLLLLPHLPRVIDAIRSHNCKCTEDVPLTAIKAYAKNSKPDEALHLFQNMETLFGCTPGVRSFNTLLNAFVLSNQWDRANRFFAYYETVGVEPNLETYNVLMKVLCKKKQFDKAKRLLGWLWEKGLRPDKFTYGTLINGMVKCGDLCNALEVFDEMPQRGVAADVMCYNMVIDGFFKKGDSLRAKMTWERLLSGDSDVYPNVTSYNIMISGLCKCGRFDECLEIWERMKKNERKHDLFTYSSLIHGLSEGGNLDGAKRVYKDMVGRGIRPDVVTCNAMLNGLCKAGNIEESFQLWEEMKKYGCRNVVSYNIFLNGLLENRKVEEALSQWDALLETAWGTDSKSYGIVVHGLCKNGYLNKALRLLEEAVQKGGDVDAFAFSSMINALCKEGRLDEAAEVVSVMDKNGCKLNPHVCNAIIDGFIKHSELDNAIQFFREMSIKGCSPTVVSYNILLNGLCKAERFIETYDYIKEMLEKGWKPDIITYSTLIDGLCQSKMIDTVLRLWNLFLDSGFKPDIRMYNIVIHRLCSSEKMEHAMQLYSMMRQKNCINLVTYNTIMEGFYKVGDCEKASNIWANIFEDGLQPDIISYNITLKGHCSWGRLTEAIRLLDHALECGIFPTAITWDILVRAVIFYEALT from the coding sequence ATGGTGGAGCTCCCCAAATCCCTATCACCCCGCCGCCTTCTTCAGCTCCTCAAGTTCGAGAAGGACCCACGCGCCGCCGTAACCCTCTTCCACTCCGCTATCCTCCGCCCCGGCTATACCCACTCCCCTGCCGTCTTCCACCATGTCCTCCGCCGCATCGCCGCCGCTGACccctccctcctcctcctcccccaCCTCCCCCGTGTCATCGACGCCATTCGCTCCCACAACTGCAAGTGCACCGAAGACGTTCCTCTTACTGCCATCAAGGCCTACGCCAAGAACTCAAAGCCCGATGAGGCCCTCCACCTCTTCCAGAACATGGAGACTCTCTTTGGGTGCACCCCTGGAGTAAGGTCTTTCAATACTCTCCTCAATGCATTCGTTCTGTCCAATCAATGGGATCGCGCCAACAGGTTCTTTGCTTATTATGAGACTGTTGGCGTTGAGCCGAACTTGGAGACTTACAATGTTTTGATGAAGGTTTTGTGTAAGAAGAAGCAGTTTGATAAGGCCAAAAGGTTGTTGGGTTGGTTGTGGGAGAAGGGTCTGAGGCCTGATAAGTTCACTTATGGGACTTTGATCAATGGGATGGTGAAATGCGGGGACTTGTGTAATGCATTGGAGGTGTTCGATGAAATGCCGCAACGAGGCGTGGCAGCTGATGTGATGTGTTATAACATGGTCATTGATGGGTTCTTTAAGAAGGGGGATTCATTGAGGGCAAAGATGACCTGGGAGAGGCTACTGAGTGGGGATTCGGATGTGTATCCAAATGTTACAAGCTACAATATTATGATCAGTGGGTTGTGTAAGTGCGGGAGGTTCGATGAGTGTTTGGAGATATGGGAGAGGATGAAGAAGAATGAGAGGAAGCATGATTTGTTTACCTATAGTTCCTTGATTCATGGGTTGAGTGAGGGAGGGAACTTGGATGGTGCCAAGAGGGTTTACAAGGATATGGTTGGGAGAGGGATTCGGCCAGATGTCGTTACATGTAATGCCATGCTTAATGGACTGTGCAAAGCTGGGAATATTGAAGAAAGTTTCCAGTTGTGGGAGGAGATGAAGAAGTATGGTTGTCGCAATGTAGTAAGTTATAACATATTTCTCAATGGTTTACTTGAAAACAGGAAGGTGGAAGAAGCATTATCGCAATGGGATGCTTTGCTTGAAACAGCTTGGGGCACGGATTCTAAAAGTTACGGAATAGTAGTTCATGGTTTGTGTAAGAATGGGTACCTGAATAAGGCTTTAAGGTTGTTAGAAGAGGCTGTGCAAAAGGGAGGTGATGTTGACGCCTTTGCCTTCTCCTCAATGATAAATGCGTTGTGCAAAGAAGGAAGACTTGATGAAGCAGCTGAAGTTGTTAGTGTTATGGATAAAAATGGCTGTAAATTGAATCCTCATGTCTGCAACGCAATAATTGATGGGTTTATCAAACATTCCGAACTTGACAATGCTATTCAATTCTTTCGCGAAATGAGCATCAAAGGTTGCTCACCAACTGTTGTGTCCTACAATATTCTTTTAAATGGATTATGTAAAGCAGAAAGATTTATTGAGACATATGATTACATTAAGGAAATGTTGGAGAAAGGGTGGAAACCAGATATTATCACGTACAGCACCTTGATAGATGGTCTTTGTCAGAGCAAGATGATCGACACAGTCCTTAGGTTGTGGAATCTGTTTCTTGACTCGGGATTTAAGCCAGATATCAGAATGTACAACATTGTTATCCATAGACTTTGTTCTTCTGAAAAAATGGAGCATGCTATGCAGCTCTATTCAATGATGAGACAGAAGAATTGCATTAATCTTGTGACCTACAATACCATCATGGAAGGTTTTTACAAAGTTGGGGACTGTGAAAAAGCATCAAACATTTGGGCTAACATCTTTGAAGATGGCCTTCAGCCAGACATCATTTCATATAACATCACTCTTAAGGGTCACTGCTCTTGGGGTAGATTGACGGAGGCAATTAGGTTGTTGGATCATGCTTTGGAGTGCGGTATTTTCCCAACTGCCATTACTTGGGATATACTAGTTAGAGCAGTGATTTTTTATGAGGCTTTAACTTAA
- the LOC112792603 gene encoding uncharacterized protein, whose amino-acid sequence MNRYLHGNERMIALKAIHPSFSPTNSKYDIHCTGLHQNKRSSIFGRCKSNESDSQPGDTRQQELLAQIAMLEAQKIRLMDYVDERSAYLTQFSKEAIVEFEKIGEEALKGLDEADARITANIERKMLEFEESTELNRQEISNRENELKEFEVQMEDDRNEGLFFKNLRKKAPVDIAQAKVEAQKIKDLTREKAGGKARRYVYLFFIGLLGIGIVKAIAVSSSTDWRKVAVLFAILVALTSQFIYEQNMSSETGRTRKTNNEENN is encoded by the exons ATGAATAGATACCTTCACGGTAACGAGAGGATGATTGCCCTCAAAGCCATTCATCCTTCTTTCAGTCCTACCAATAGCAAGTATGATATCCACTGCACAGGGCTCCACCAAAACAAAAGAAGTTCCATCTTCGGCCGCTGCAAGTCTAACGAGTCTGATTCCCAACCTGGTGATACTCGCCAACAAGAGTTGCTAGCACAAATTGCCATGCTTGAAGCTCAAAAGATCCGCCTAATGGATTATGTAGACGAGCGGTCCGCATATTTGACCCAATTTAGCAAAGAAGCCATAGTTGAGTTTGAGAAAATTGGAGAAGAGGCCCTCAAAGGATTAGATGAAGCTGATGCCAGA ATAACAGCAAACATAGAGCGCAAAATGCTAGAATTCGAAGAATCTACAGAACTTAACAGACAAGAGATTTCAAACCGTGAAAACGAGCTCAAGGAATTTGAAGTTCAAATGGAGGACGACAGAAATGAAGGCTTGTTCTTCAAGAACCTCAGAAAGAAGGCCCCTGTTGATATTGCACAAGCCAAGGTGGAAGCACAAAAGATCAAAGATTTAACTAGAGAAAAAGCTGGTGGAAAAGCCAGGCGGTATGTTTACCTTTTCTTCATTGGCTTGTTGGGCATCGGAATAGTCAAGGCTATTGCTGTTTCATCCTCCACTGATTGGAGAAAGGTTGCAGTTCTTTTCGctattcttgtggctttaacttcTCAGTTCATCTATGAACAAAACATGTCATCGGAAACTGGGAGAACGAGAAAGACTAACAATGAGGAAAATAACTGA
- the LOC112792618 gene encoding pentatricopeptide repeat-containing protein At2g30100, chloroplastic — protein MANCINGVAFSPLFKLSLVFSSSPQKRHPLLFPSSPHFGYALKLFDEISLRSCKPRSFATLVAAKPSSVRGFRPIKSVELDQFVTSDDEEDEMSEGFFEAIEELERMTREPSDVLEEMNDRLSARELQLVLVYFSQDGRDSWCALEVFDWLRKENKVDKETMELMVAIMCGWVKKLIQEQHGASDVVDLLVDMDCVGLRPGFSMIEKVISLYWEMGEKEGAVAFVEEVLRRGIPYAEADDLEGHKGGPTGYLAWKMMVEGDYKGAIRLVIHFRESGLKPEVYSYLVAMTAVVKELNEFAKALRKLKSYVRAGLASELDLEDVELAEKYQSDLLADGVRLSNWVIQDGSSSLQGVIHERLLAMYICAGRGIEAERQLWEMKLVGKEADGDLYDIVLAICASQKEATATGRLLTRLEVASSPQKKKTLSWLLRGYIKGGHFNEAAETVMKMLELGVFPEYLDRVAVLQGLRKRIHQNGNLDTYLSLCKSLSDANLIGPCLLYLYIRKYKLWVVKML, from the exons ATGGCGAACTGTATAAATGGGGTTGCTTTTTCTCCGTTGTTCAAAttgagtttggtgttttcttcttCACCACAGAAAAGACACCCTTTGTTGTTTCCTTCATCACCTCACTTTGGCTATGCCCTTAAACTGTTTGATGAAATTTCACTGAGAAGCTGCAAGCCCCGAAGTTTTGCAACCCTTGTTGCTGCAAAACCCTCCTCGGTAAGAGGGTTTAGGCCAATCAAATCTGTGGAGCTTGACCAGTTTGTGACCAGTGACGATGAGGAAGATGAGATGAGTGAAGGGTTCTTTGAGGCAATTGAAGAGCTTGAGAGGATGACAAGGGAACCCTCTGATGTTCTTGAAGAGATGAATGACAG GTTATCAGCAAGAGAATTGCAGCTTGTGTTGGTTTACTTCTCACAGGATGGGAGGGACTCTTGGTGTGCCTTGGAAGTGTTTGATTGGCTGAGGAAGGAGAATAAGGTGGACAAAGAAACCATGGagctcatggttgccatcatgTGCGGTTGGGTGAAGAAGCTGATACAGGAGCAACATGGTGCTAGTGATGTGGTTGACCTACTTGTGGACATGGATTGTGTTGGGTTGAGGCCTGGTTTCAGCATGATTGAGAAGGTAATTTCATTGTATTGGGAGATGGGGGAGAAGGAAGGCGCGGTAGCTTTCGTCGAGGAGGTCTTGAGGCGTGGCATCCCTTATGCCGAGGCTGACGATCTTGAAGGACACAAAGGAGGTCCAACTGGTTATCTTGCTTGGAAGATGATG GTCGAAGGTGACTATAAAGGTGCCATTAGATTAGTGATTCATTTTAGGGAATCTGGCCTGAAGCCAGAAGTGTACAGTTACCTTGTTGCAATGACTGCTGTGGTTAAGGAACTGAATGAATTTGCCAAAGCTTTACGAAAGCTGAAAAGTTATGTCCGTGCTGGTTTGGCATCCGAGTTGGACCTAGAAGATGTTGAACTTGCAGAGAAGTATCAATCAGATCTTCTAGCTGATGGGGTGCGCCTGTCCAATTGGGTGATTCAAGATGGCAGCTCATCACTCCAGGGAGTGATCCATGAGAGACTCCTTGCCATGTATATTTGTGCAGGCCGTGGAATCGAAGCAGAGAGGCAACTATGGGAGATGAAGCTCGTAGGCAAGGAGGCCGACGGAGATCTCTACGACATTGTTCTCGCCATTTGTGCCTCGCAGAAGGAGGCAACAGCAACAGGGAGGCTTCTGACCCGGTTGGAGGTCGCAAGTTCTCctcagaagaagaaaacactGTCGTGGTTGTTAAGAGGCTACATTAAAGGCGGCCATTTCAATGAGGCGGCCGAGACAGTCATGAAAATGCTTGAATTGGGAGTATTTCCGGAATATTTAGACAGGGTAGCTGTGCTTCAAGGTCTAAGGAAAAGGATACACCAAAATGGGAATCTAGATACCTACCTAAGCCTGTGTAAGTCCCTCTCTGATGCAAATCTTATAGGACCATGCcttttatatttgtatataagAAAATATAAGCTTTGGGTTGTGAAAATGCTCTAA